The genomic segment TCTTTTTAGATACAAATTTGTAAAGGCAAATGAATTAAATACACCTtcctaaaaaaataagaattataCAAATTGCTTCAGAATTGGTATAACTCATTTGGGTTTCAGAAGAATCTATGACTGGCAAATATATCTACAATTTGATACTGTACTCAATACTTTCATTAAGACCAAAGGAATCTTTATGAGGAACTAGAATTAAACTTGTACACTGGTCTGAAAGACAAGAGTTACCTTGAACTTTTTACAAtttctggggtttattttttttttaaccagaaaaTGCACTATTGTCTAAAAATATTGTACTTAAAGGTTAAGTATTGAcatctccagaaaaaaatgctaaaaataaatgcatgcaACACTGATAGCAAATTTTAGCTGATTACATTTTCAATTGAAAACTAACTCAAAGGATAGTACAAAAGAGTTTCTTCTCCCTAAAGGGATTTTCAGATGCAGGCACTGGAATAATGAGGGGATCTTCTGCAATATGAGCATCACAATATGCCAACAGATCTGCTGCAGCCTTGGATAcctaataaaaaggaaaaaaaaaaaaagagaactacTGTAACAGTTAATTCTGAACCAACCAGCATTGCACAAGTATACTTCATATAAAACATGATAATGGAGGCTACCATAAAATTGAAGCTGATTGGCTTATTCTTTAAATTACTAGAGATCATGATTAGTAATTCTTATGCATCTTTTATTTAACATGAGATGGTATCAATTCATatgactcatgttcagctgtTCATCTCTTAACAGAAGAGAGGTCAGAAGCATATACTCATTAAAACATTTATATGCTAACAGCTCTTGAGTAATAGG from the Colius striatus isolate bColStr4 chromosome 2, bColStr4.1.hap1, whole genome shotgun sequence genome contains:
- the GNG4 gene encoding guanine nucleotide-binding protein G(I)/G(S)/G(O) subunit gamma-4, with translation MKELVSNNTTNISQARKAVEQLKMEAYMDRMKVSKAAADLLAYCDAHIAEDPLIIPVPASENPFREKKLFCTIL